Genomic window (Thiohalobacter sp.):
GAACAGCGGGCGAGCCATCTCCCCCGCTGGCTCCACCAGTACAACTGGCATCGCCCTCATGCTAGCCTGGACTACCACCCGCCCATCAGCCGGCTGCCAGCTGTGAACAACCTGGTGGGTTTACACATCTAGCGCTTGACCGGCTTGTAGAAGGCCGCCTCCAGGCGGTCCTCCCAGTCTTCCGGGGTGTCATCGAACGGCGGCTTGACGTCGATGCGAAAGAACATCTCGCCCTGCGCAGCACGCTCCTGGATCTTCCTGCACAGGCCGTCGAAGGAATCCAGATCGTGTTCCTGCAACAGCACTTCACTCAACCACAACATCGCTTGGCAACTCCCGTTCTGTTGTCGAGGCTCAGGGCCTTGCCCTCAGCCCGAACCTCTCTTCGAAACCGGTACCCGCAATACGGTCGTAGTAGCGGGCGCGATACAGCAGTCGCCCTTCGCCGGCGACCGGATCCACAAAGGCACTGCGCGCGTGCAGCACGTTGTTGCACAGGATGCCTTCGCCAGCCGCGAGCCGTACCTGCAACATGTATTCATGTCCCTCGCGCCAAAGGGCCTGCAGAAAATCCGCCGCGGCGTGCACTCGCGGATCGTCCTTCCACTCCACGTTGCGCAGCCGCGCGCTGTAGCGCATGTGCAGGGCACCGGTCGCCGCGTCAACCGAGAACACCGGCCCGCTCACCGCCCCGCGCAGGACCACCCCCTGCTCCACGTTGGCCGGAATCGTGAGGGCGTCCGGCTGCATGAGCGCCTCGATCCATTCCGGATTCTCGTCGCGCAGCAGGATATAGGCCAGCTCGTGATCCATGAACTGGCTCTCGCCGCCGCGTTCGGCCGGCCGCGCGCAATGCATCAGGATGGCGCGTATCTGGTGATCGGCATCATTGTAGTAGCCGTCGGTATGCCAGCTCAGGCGACGGTCGGTGTAGGGGATGTACTCCCCCTGCCGCCCTCCGGGGGCCACCGACAGCGCCGTGATGCCGTCCTCATCGGCATACAGGTTGCCATCCAGCCGTTCCAGCCCGAACGCGCGGCCGAACGCACGCAGCCGGCGGCGATCCACATCCGCCGCTGCCCGGTACAGGGCCAGATTGCCGCGCCGCAACCGATCGAGCAGGGCGGCGCGCTCCGCTTCGCCGGGCCGGGCGGCATCCGCGACCGTCACCCACAGCGCCTCCACCGAACGCGGCCGGGCGGCCAGCTTCCATGCCCGCCAGGCCCGGTATTCGCTCTCGGCCTCCAGCGCGAACGGACTGGCGCCGAGGCGGGGCGGCTCGGGAATGCTGGACGGGGACAGGGAAGGCTGGGGCATGAGGAACTCGGCGGTTGCGGCGCTGCGATATTCTACGGAAACGGCTGCGGACGCAAACCGGCAGAAAACTGGGGCTTATCCCCGCTTATCCCCGCTGTCTCGCCGCCTATAACCTTAGATAGGGTTCATGAGAAAGCCTGTATCAACCGTAACTATATAATAAAAAACTGATTTGATGGCCGGCATGTCGACATGCCCTGCCGGAAACCGTTTCGGAGCCCTGAAACCCCCCGTTGATTCACTACCCCGTTTGGGATAGGCTACTTCGCCCTGAACACCCCATGGGTAGGGTATTCTCAACGCGGACAGGTCCATAGACTTCCCACCACGGAAAAACGGGGTACGGGAAGTCAGTTCCATGTGACCCCGCCCGAGTGCCGCGACATGCGCCGCAGCCACCCGGGTCGAACATTTTCATGAACGATTCGGGCACCCTCGAAGTTGTGAGTGCCCACTGCACAACCTGCCATTCCTAAGATTAAGGAGACAGACATGGCCGACAAGCACCATGAAACTCCGATGCTCGACGAGCTGGAAAACGGCCCCTGGCCGAGCTTCATTTCGGGCATCAAGCGGTTACGGGACACGCACGACGACGAGCGTATTCGAGGCATGGCCAACTCGCTGCTGGGCCAGCTGGAACACTCCTACGAGACCCGCAAGGGCTACTGGAAGGGCGGAACCGTTTCTGTCTTCGGTTACGGCGGCGGCATCATTCCGCGTTTCTCCGAAGTGGGTAGCGCCTTCCCCGAATCCAAGGAATTCCACACCCTGCGCGTTCAGCCGCCCGCCGGCAACTTCTACACCACCGCCATGCTGCGTCAGCTGAGCGACAGCTGGGAGAAATGGGGCTCCGGCCTGCAGACCTTCCACGGCCAGACCGGCAACATCATGTTCATCGGTACCGACACCGAGAACACCCAGCACTTCTTCGACGAGATCAACGAATACGGCTGGGACCTGGGCGGCGCCGGCCCCTGCGTGCGGACCGGCATGTCCTGCGTGGGTGCGGCCCGCTGTGAAATGTCCTGCTGCGCCGAGCACAACATCCACCGCAAGCTGCTGAACAACTTCACCGACGACGTTCACCGCCCCGCCCTCCCCTACAAGTTCAAGTTCAAGATCTCCGGTTGCCCCAACGACTGCCAGAACGCCATCGAGCGTTCCGACTTCGCAGTCATCGGTACCTGGCGCGACGCCATGCAGATCGACCAGGACGAGGTCAAGAACTACGTTCAGACCAAGGGTCGGCAGTACATCCTGGACAACGTCACCAGCCGTTGCCCCACGCACGCCATCACCCTGAACGATGACGACACCATCACCGTGAACGATCACGAGTGCGTGCGCTGCATGCACTGCCTGAACGTCATGCCGAAGGCACTGCACCCCGGCAACGACAAGGGCGTGACCATCCTCATCGGCGGCAAGCGCACCCTGAAGATCGGTGACCTGATGGGCACCGTGGTGGTCCCCTTCATGAAGATGGAAACCGAAGAGGACTACGAGCGCATCACCGAGCTGGCTGAGGAAATCATCGACTTCTGGGCCGAGAACGGCCTGGAGCACGAGCGCTGCGGCGAGATGATCGAGCGCATCGGCCTGGTGAACTTCCTCGAAGGTATCGGCATCGACGTTGATCCGAACATGGTCAACCATCCGCGCCAGGTTTCCTATGTCCGTACCGACGGCTGGGACGAGGAAGCCGAAAAGTGGTACCGCCGCAAGCTGGAAGAAAAGCACCAGGCTGCGGGCTGATCGCCACCGGCACATTCGGATGAAGCACGAGGCGCGGGGGTCC
Coding sequences:
- a CDS encoding TauD/TfdA family dioxygenase, giving the protein MPQPSLSPSSIPEPPRLGASPFALEAESEYRAWRAWKLAARPRSVEALWVTVADAARPGEAERAALLDRLRRGNLALYRAAADVDRRRLRAFGRAFGLERLDGNLYADEDGITALSVAPGGRQGEYIPYTDRRLSWHTDGYYNDADHQIRAILMHCARPAERGGESQFMDHELAYILLRDENPEWIEALMQPDALTIPANVEQGVVLRGAVSGPVFSVDAATGALHMRYSARLRNVEWKDDPRVHAAADFLQALWREGHEYMLQVRLAAGEGILCNNVLHARSAFVDPVAGEGRLLYRARYYDRIAGTGFEERFGLRARP
- the dsrA gene encoding dissimilatory-type sulfite reductase subunit alpha; translation: MADKHHETPMLDELENGPWPSFISGIKRLRDTHDDERIRGMANSLLGQLEHSYETRKGYWKGGTVSVFGYGGGIIPRFSEVGSAFPESKEFHTLRVQPPAGNFYTTAMLRQLSDSWEKWGSGLQTFHGQTGNIMFIGTDTENTQHFFDEINEYGWDLGGAGPCVRTGMSCVGAARCEMSCCAEHNIHRKLLNNFTDDVHRPALPYKFKFKISGCPNDCQNAIERSDFAVIGTWRDAMQIDQDEVKNYVQTKGRQYILDNVTSRCPTHAITLNDDDTITVNDHECVRCMHCLNVMPKALHPGNDKGVTILIGGKRTLKIGDLMGTVVVPFMKMETEEDYERITELAEEIIDFWAENGLEHERCGEMIERIGLVNFLEGIGIDVDPNMVNHPRQVSYVRTDGWDEEAEKWYRRKLEEKHQAAG
- a CDS encoding sulfur relay protein DsrC; this translates as MLWLSEVLLQEHDLDSFDGLCRKIQERAAQGEMFFRIDVKPPFDDTPEDWEDRLEAAFYKPVKR